The following are from one region of the Nostoc cf. commune SO-36 genome:
- the rpoB gene encoding DNA-directed RNA polymerase subunit beta — MTKETYMEPAFLLPDLIEIQRSSFRWFLEEGLIEELNSFSPITDYTGKLELHFLGHNYKLKEPKYSVEEAKRRDSTYAVQMYVPTRLINKETGEIKEQEVFIGDLPLMTDRGTFIINGAERVIVNQIVRSPGVYYKSEIDKNGRRTYSASLIPNRGAWLKFETDRNDLVWVRIDKTRKLSAQVLLKALGLSDNEIFDALRHPEYFQKTIEKEGQFSEEEALMELYRKLRPGEPPTVLGGQQLLDSRFFDPKRYDLGRVGRYKLNKKLRLSVPDTMRVLTAGDILAAVDYLINLEYDIGNIDDIDHLGNRRVRSVGELLQNQVRVGLNRLERIIRERMTVSDAEVLTPASLVNPKPLVAAIKEFFGSSQLSQFMDQTNPLAELTHKRRLSALGPGGLTRERAGFAVRDIHPSHYGRICPIETPEGPNAGLIGSLATHARVNLYGFLETPFRPVENGRVRFDLPPAYMTADEEDDLRVAPGDIPVDETGHIIGPLVPVRYRQEFSTTTPEQVDYVAVSPVQIVSVATSMIPFLEHDDANRALMGSNMQRQAVPLLKPERPLVGTGLEAQGARDSGMVVVSRTDGDVTYVDATEIRVRPKANNSEIRYTLSKYQRSNQDTCLNQKPLVRIGERVVAGQVLADGSSTEGGELALGQNIVVAYMPWEGYNYEDAILISERLVQDDVYTSIHIEKYEIEARQTKLGPEEITREIPNVGEDALRQLDEQGIIRIGAWVEAGDILVGKVTPKGESDQPPEEKLLRAIFGEKARDVRDNSLRVPNGEKGRVVDVRLFTREQGDELPPGANMVVRVYVAQKRKIQVGDKMAGRHGNKGIISRILPAEDMPYLPDGSPVDIVLNPLGVPSRMNVGQVFECLLGWAGQTLGVRFKITPFDEMYGEETSRRIVHGKLQEARDETGKDWVYNPDNPGKIMVYDGRTGEPFDRAITIGVAYMLKLHHLVDDKIHARSIGPYSLVTQQPLGGKAQFGGQRFGEMEVWALEAYGAAYTLQEMLTVKSDDMQGRNEALNAIVKGKAIPRPGTPESFKVLMRELQSLGLDIAVHKVETQADGSSLDVEVDLMADQSARRTPARPTYESLSRESLEEDE, encoded by the coding sequence ATGACTAAAGAAACGTATATGGAACCCGCCTTTCTGTTGCCCGACTTGATTGAAATCCAGAGGTCAAGCTTTCGCTGGTTTTTAGAAGAAGGGCTGATAGAAGAACTTAACTCCTTTAGTCCTATTACAGATTATACGGGTAAATTAGAACTGCACTTTTTGGGTCATAACTACAAACTCAAGGAGCCAAAGTACAGCGTTGAAGAAGCGAAACGGCGGGATAGTACTTATGCTGTCCAAATGTATGTTCCCACACGACTGATTAATAAAGAAACCGGGGAAATCAAAGAGCAAGAGGTATTCATTGGTGATTTGCCTTTGATGACCGATCGCGGCACGTTTATTATTAACGGAGCCGAGCGGGTAATTGTCAATCAGATAGTGCGATCGCCAGGGGTCTATTACAAATCAGAAATCGACAAAAACGGGCGGCGTACTTATTCAGCTAGCTTAATTCCCAACCGGGGAGCATGGCTGAAATTTGAAACAGACCGTAACGATTTAGTTTGGGTACGCATCGACAAAACCCGCAAACTATCAGCGCAGGTACTTCTAAAAGCTTTAGGGCTATCAGACAACGAAATATTTGACGCCTTACGCCACCCCGAATATTTCCAAAAAACTATCGAAAAAGAAGGGCAGTTTTCTGAAGAAGAAGCCCTGATGGAGTTATATCGGAAACTGCGTCCTGGTGAACCACCCACAGTATTAGGTGGACAACAACTCCTAGATTCTCGTTTCTTTGACCCGAAACGTTATGACCTTGGTCGCGTTGGACGGTACAAACTCAACAAAAAATTGCGCCTTTCTGTCCCAGACACAATGCGAGTGTTGACTGCTGGCGATATTTTGGCAGCCGTGGATTACCTGATCAACCTAGAATATGACATCGGTAATATCGATGACATTGACCATTTAGGCAACCGTCGGGTGAGAAGCGTCGGTGAATTGCTGCAAAACCAAGTGCGGGTAGGCTTAAACCGCTTAGAGAGAATTATTCGGGAACGGATGACCGTATCCGATGCTGAAGTACTAACTCCCGCTTCCTTAGTGAACCCCAAACCATTGGTAGCAGCAATTAAAGAATTCTTTGGTTCCAGCCAATTAAGTCAGTTCATGGATCAAACCAATCCCTTAGCAGAACTGACCCACAAACGCCGTCTAAGTGCCCTTGGTCCTGGTGGTTTAACTCGTGAACGCGCTGGTTTTGCCGTGCGAGATATTCATCCTAGTCACTATGGACGCATTTGCCCCATTGAGACACCAGAAGGCCCCAACGCCGGATTGATTGGTTCCTTAGCAACCCATGCGCGGGTAAACTTGTACGGCTTCTTAGAAACACCATTTAGACCTGTAGAAAATGGGCGAGTCAGATTTGATCTGCCTCCAGCCTACATGACAGCTGATGAAGAAGACGATCTGCGGGTTGCTCCGGGAGATATTCCTGTAGATGAAACCGGGCACATTATTGGGCCACTAGTGCCAGTTCGTTATCGCCAAGAATTTTCCACCACAACACCAGAACAGGTGGACTACGTAGCAGTATCTCCCGTACAGATTGTGTCGGTAGCAACCAGCATGATTCCCTTTTTGGAACATGATGACGCTAACCGAGCGCTGATGGGGTCGAACATGCAACGGCAAGCAGTACCCCTGCTCAAGCCAGAACGCCCTCTGGTGGGTACTGGTTTGGAAGCCCAAGGAGCAAGAGACTCCGGGATGGTAGTTGTATCGCGTACCGATGGCGATGTGACTTATGTGGATGCTACAGAAATTCGCGTCCGTCCCAAAGCTAACAACTCCGAAATTAGATACACCCTTTCCAAATACCAACGCTCCAACCAAGACACCTGTTTAAATCAGAAACCTCTCGTCCGCATTGGTGAACGGGTTGTTGCTGGTCAAGTGTTGGCTGATGGCTCCTCCACCGAAGGCGGTGAATTGGCGCTAGGACAAAATATCGTCGTTGCCTATATGCCTTGGGAAGGCTACAACTACGAAGACGCAATTTTAATCTCTGAAAGGCTTGTGCAGGATGATGTCTACACCTCAATTCACATTGAAAAATATGAAATTGAAGCCAGACAGACAAAACTGGGGCCAGAAGAAATAACTAGAGAAATTCCTAACGTTGGGGAAGATGCCTTGCGTCAGTTGGATGAACAGGGGATCATTCGCATTGGGGCATGGGTAGAAGCTGGTGATATCTTGGTAGGAAAAGTCACACCCAAAGGTGAATCTGACCAACCGCCAGAAGAAAAACTCTTACGTGCCATCTTTGGTGAGAAAGCACGGGACGTGCGAGACAATTCTCTGCGAGTACCAAACGGTGAAAAAGGCCGCGTAGTTGATGTGCGCTTGTTTACTCGTGAACAAGGTGATGAACTGCCACCAGGAGCCAATATGGTAGTCCGGGTGTATGTTGCTCAAAAACGCAAAATCCAAGTTGGGGACAAAATGGCAGGACGCCACGGTAATAAAGGGATTATTTCTCGGATATTACCAGCAGAAGATATGCCTTATTTGCCCGATGGTTCACCAGTGGACATTGTACTTAACCCCTTGGGTGTACCCAGCCGGATGAACGTCGGACAAGTATTTGAGTGCCTCTTGGGTTGGGCTGGTCAAACCTTGGGAGTCCGATTTAAGATTACTCCATTTGATGAAATGTACGGTGAAGAGACATCTCGCCGAATCGTGCATGGCAAATTGCAAGAAGCACGTGACGAAACAGGGAAAGACTGGGTATATAACCCAGATAATCCAGGCAAAATCATGGTGTATGACGGTCGTACAGGCGAACCATTTGACCGAGCAATTACCATCGGTGTGGCTTACATGCTGAAGCTGCACCACCTGGTCGACGACAAGATCCACGCCCGCTCCATCGGCCCGTACTCGCTGGTCACCCAGCAGCCACTGGGCGGCAAGGCGCAGTTCGGCGGTCAGCGCTTCGGGGAAATGGAGGTCTGGGCTCTGGAAGCCTACGGCGCCGCCTACACCCTGCAGGAGATGCTGACGGTGAAGTCCGACGATATGCAAGGGCGGAATGAAGCGTTAAATGCGATCGTTAAGGGTAAAGCGATTCCTCGACCTGGAACCCCAGAGTCATTTAAGGTGCTGATGCGCGAGTTGCAATCATTAGGGTTAGATATTGCTGTACACAAGGTAGAAACCCAAGCAGACGGTAGTTCCCTAGATGTGGAAGTCGATTTGATGGCAGACCAATCAGCCCGTCGCACACCTGCTCGACCCACTTATGAATCTCTTTCCCGCGAATCTCTGGAAGAAGACGAGTAA
- a CDS encoding TatD family hydrolase, with translation MQLIDTHVHLNFDSFQPDLATVRSRWQKAGVVRLVHSCVHPEEFSSIQSIAQEFPEISFAVGLHPLDAEKWNSDTAEKIKTLASSDSNVVAIGEMGLDFYKADNYEQQYMVFESQLAIASELNLPVIIHCRDAAVATREVLQKWRKLKGERVRGVMHCWGGTPEETQWFLDLGFYISFSGTVTFKNAKAIQSSAAMVSSDRLLIETDCPFLAPVPKRGERRNEPAYVLYVAEQVAKLRQETLEAIAHQTTQNACELFGLSISPVS, from the coding sequence ATGCAACTGATAGACACGCACGTACATCTTAACTTTGATAGTTTCCAGCCGGATTTAGCAACAGTGCGATCGCGGTGGCAAAAAGCAGGTGTAGTGCGTTTAGTACATTCCTGTGTTCACCCGGAGGAGTTTTCCAGTATTCAATCCATAGCCCAAGAGTTTCCCGAAATCAGCTTCGCAGTGGGATTACATCCTTTAGATGCTGAAAAATGGAATAGCGACACAGCCGAGAAAATCAAAACTTTAGCGAGTTCTGACTCGAATGTGGTAGCAATTGGGGAGATGGGGCTGGATTTTTACAAAGCTGATAACTACGAACAACAATACATGGTGTTCGAGTCACAGTTGGCGATCGCATCTGAACTCAACTTACCAGTGATTATTCACTGCCGTGATGCTGCTGTGGCAACCAGGGAAGTGTTGCAAAAATGGCGGAAACTCAAAGGTGAAAGAGTGCGCGGTGTCATGCATTGCTGGGGAGGAACGCCAGAAGAAACTCAATGGTTTCTCGATTTAGGCTTCTACATCAGCTTTAGCGGAACGGTAACGTTCAAAAATGCCAAAGCGATCCAATCCTCAGCGGCAATGGTAAGTAGCGATCGCCTATTGATTGAAACAGACTGTCCATTTCTCGCTCCAGTTCCGAAACGGGGCGAGAGACGTAACGAGCCTGCCTACGTACTTTATGTAGCCGAGCAAGTAGCTAAACTGCGTCAGGAAACGTTAGAGGCGATCGCCCATCAAACCACCCAAAATGCCTGTGAGTTATTTGGTCTGTCGATATCACCTGTGTCTTAG
- the rpsT gene encoding 30S ribosomal protein S20: MANTKSALKRAGIAERNRLRNKAYKSAVKTLMKKYVNAVAAYTANPTPELKQEVQDRLSEAYSKIDKAIKRGVLHPNNGSRKKSRLANRLKPLAQTATE, encoded by the coding sequence GTGGCGAATACAAAGTCTGCTCTCAAGCGTGCCGGAATCGCAGAACGTAACCGACTGCGTAACAAAGCTTATAAATCAGCAGTCAAGACGCTGATGAAGAAATACGTTAATGCTGTAGCTGCTTATACAGCTAATCCTACCCCAGAACTAAAACAAGAAGTGCAAGATCGGTTATCTGAAGCTTACAGCAAAATCGATAAAGCGATAAAACGGGGTGTCCTTCACCCAAATAATGGGTCAAGAAAAAAGTCAAGATTAGCTAACCGACTAAAACCTTTGGCACAAACAGCGACTGAGTAG
- the hisD gene encoding histidinol dehydrogenase translates to MLRIITQQADVRAELQRICERTHDEQVLHKEATVREILQAVKRQGDKAVLHYTAEFDKQTLKAEELRVTGSELDAAYQQVSKEFLAAIRLACRQIEGFHRQRVPKSWVHFGDDEVVLGKRYTPVDRAGLYVPGGRAAYPSTVLMNAIPAHVAAVPHVVMVTPPGAGGVINPAVLVAAQEAGVQEIYRIGGAQAIAALAYGTDTIPKVNVITGPGNIYVTLAKKLVYGIVGIDSLAGPSEVLIIADETANPVHVAADLLAQAEHDPMAAAILLTTDAALAKNVQLALERQLVDHPRRIDTEKAIAHYGLIILVESLQAAAELSNEFAPEHLELEIKDPWALLPQIRHAGAIFLGYSTPEAVGDYLAGPNHTLPTSGAARYASALGVETFLKHSSIIQYSQTALQNVAGAIDVLATAEGLPSHADSVRRRIQQEE, encoded by the coding sequence ATGCTGCGAATCATTACTCAGCAGGCAGACGTTAGAGCAGAACTACAACGGATCTGCGAGCGCACCCATGATGAACAGGTGCTTCACAAAGAAGCAACGGTACGGGAAATTTTGCAAGCAGTGAAGCGCCAAGGCGACAAAGCTGTATTGCATTACACAGCTGAATTTGACAAACAAACCCTAAAAGCAGAAGAGCTCCGAGTTACAGGTTCGGAACTGGATGCAGCCTATCAACAGGTATCGAAGGAGTTTTTAGCCGCAATTCGGCTAGCTTGCCGCCAAATTGAAGGGTTTCATCGTCAGCGAGTACCGAAAAGTTGGGTACACTTTGGCGATGATGAAGTAGTACTGGGCAAACGCTACACCCCTGTAGACCGAGCCGGGTTATATGTGCCTGGTGGCCGTGCCGCCTATCCCAGTACAGTGCTGATGAATGCAATTCCGGCTCATGTTGCTGCTGTACCCCACGTGGTGATGGTGACACCACCAGGGGCAGGGGGTGTAATTAATCCAGCAGTCTTGGTGGCTGCCCAAGAAGCAGGGGTACAAGAAATTTATCGCATCGGGGGCGCACAAGCGATCGCTGCTTTAGCTTATGGCACAGATACGATTCCGAAAGTGAATGTAATTACTGGGCCTGGTAACATTTATGTCACCCTAGCAAAAAAACTTGTCTACGGCATCGTCGGTATTGATTCTTTGGCAGGCCCCAGCGAAGTGCTGATAATTGCCGATGAAACCGCAAATCCAGTACATGTAGCTGCTGACTTGCTGGCTCAAGCCGAACACGATCCAATGGCGGCAGCAATTTTGCTGACGACAGATGCTGCTTTGGCGAAAAACGTACAATTAGCCTTGGAAAGACAGTTAGTGGATCATCCACGGCGAATAGACACAGAAAAAGCGATCGCTCACTACGGCTTGATTATCCTTGTAGAATCGCTCCAAGCAGCAGCAGAACTCTCAAATGAATTTGCCCCCGAACATCTGGAATTAGAAATCAAAGATCCTTGGGCGCTCCTCCCACAGATTCGTCACGCTGGGGCAATCTTTTTGGGTTATTCAACACCAGAAGCTGTAGGAGACTATTTAGCAGGCCCTAACCATACTTTGCCAACTTCTGGCGCTGCCCGCTATGCTTCGGCATTGGGGGTTGAAACTTTCCTCAAACACTCTAGTATTATTCAATACTCTCAAACCGCGCTGCAAAATGTGGCTGGTGCCATTGATGTGCTAGCAACAGCAGAAGGTTTACCTTCTCATGCTGATTCAGTAAGACGCCGAATTCAGCAAGAAGAGTGA
- a CDS encoding universal stress protein, with amino-acid sequence MLNSVLVALDGSEISERVIQALDNLALSKDSKVIFCHVFPTPESEMELPADRPQPESPTFSYFQIEKQLQSYQEKLSLTSELELVTGDPAEEIIRLANIYKTDLIIIGSRGLMGMKRIVQGSVSSQVVEEAYCSVLVVKPR; translated from the coding sequence ATGCTAAATAGTGTTTTGGTAGCTCTGGATGGTTCGGAAATTTCAGAACGAGTAATTCAGGCTTTAGATAATTTAGCCTTGTCAAAAGATTCCAAGGTTATTTTTTGTCATGTGTTTCCCACACCAGAGTCAGAGATGGAACTACCCGCTGATCGTCCTCAGCCAGAGTCCCCAACATTTTCTTATTTTCAGATTGAAAAACAGCTGCAATCTTATCAGGAAAAGTTATCACTCACAAGTGAGTTAGAACTAGTAACTGGTGATCCTGCTGAAGAGATTATTCGCCTTGCCAATATTTATAAAACTGACTTGATTATAATTGGCAGTCGTGGATTGATGGGGATGAAGCGAATTGTTCAGGGTTCTGTTAGCAGTCAAGTTGTAGAAGAGGCTTATTGTTCAGTATTAGTCGTCAAACCGAGGTAA
- a CDS encoding IS66 family transposase, with protein MVATKTQTWYRVSPQRKDIEVLADIKGVVVHDHWKPYYQLLDVNHALCNAHHLRELKAIDEIEQEPWAKSMNKLLLLACNYKHRYQSGIPKNVVARLTQLYEQILQRGLSFHSSQSPLIRKGNRGRVKRRVGHNLLLRLQNFQSDVLRFLTQPDVPFTNNQAERDLRMMKCKQKISGGFRSFEFAVSFANIRYASFHCF; from the coding sequence GTGGTTGCCACTAAAACACAAACTTGGTATCGAGTTTCTCCTCAACGTAAAGACATAGAAGTATTAGCTGATATCAAGGGTGTAGTAGTCCACGACCATTGGAAACCCTATTATCAACTCCTTGATGTCAATCACGCTTTGTGTAATGCCCATCATCTTCGAGAACTCAAAGCAATAGATGAAATCGAGCAAGAACCTTGGGCTAAATCCATGAACAAGTTGTTGCTTTTAGCTTGCAATTACAAGCATCGTTATCAATCAGGTATTCCCAAAAATGTTGTTGCTCGTCTGACTCAACTGTACGAGCAAATTCTACAACGAGGGCTGAGTTTTCACTCCTCTCAATCACCCCTAATCCGCAAAGGTAATCGTGGGCGGGTGAAACGACGTGTTGGTCATAACTTGTTGTTGCGGCTTCAAAATTTTCAGAGTGATGTTTTACGGTTTCTGACACAACCTGATGTTCCCTTTACCAATAATCAGGCAGAACGTGACTTGCGGATGATGAAATGTAAGCAGAAGATTTCCGGTGGTTTTCGCTCCTTCGAGTTTGCGGTTTCATTCGCTAATATCCGTTATGCATCTTTCCACTGCTTCTAA
- a CDS encoding IS66 family transposase, translating to MAVKECPECKTLLQGSFPESVTAPVQYGARIRAVAAYLNHQHFIPEDRLSEVLLDLFGCRMTPGTIAKTTLTLAQIIEPVVAEMASEVKAAAVKHLDETFFEDWW from the coding sequence GTGGCAGTCAAAGAATGTCCAGAATGTAAAACTCTCCTACAAGGTAGTTTTCCAGAATCTGTCACAGCACCAGTACAGTATGGAGCCAGAATTAGAGCAGTTGCAGCTTATCTAAATCATCAACACTTTATTCCCGAAGACCGATTGAGTGAAGTGCTGCTAGATTTATTTGGTTGCCGAATGACACCAGGGACAATCGCAAAGACAACTTTGACTCTGGCTCAAATCATAGAACCAGTAGTAGCAGAGATGGCCTCTGAGGTAAAAGCAGCAGCAGTTAAACATTTAGACGAGACTTTCTTTGAGGATTGGTGGTAA
- a CDS encoding DUF6444 domain-containing protein: MSPEEKDQKIERLELEVKALLERIAELERSLGLDSQTSSKPPASDGLKKSNQIRTKSLREKGKRPSGGQIGHPGQTLKQVLEPEKIVEHPTPCSCPGCGK, from the coding sequence ATGAGTCCAGAAGAAAAAGATCAAAAAATAGAAAGGCTAGAGCTAGAGGTTAAGGCACTGCTGGAAAGGATAGCAGAGCTAGAGAGAAGTTTGGGACTAGATAGCCAAACAAGTTCAAAACCACCAGCCAGCGACGGACTCAAAAAGTCAAATCAAATACGGACAAAAAGTTTAAGAGAAAAAGGGAAGCGGCCATCAGGGGGGCAGATAGGTCATCCAGGGCAGACATTAAAACAAGTATTAGAGCCAGAGAAAATAGTAGAACATCCAACACCATGCTCATGTCCTGGATGTGGCAAGTGA
- the hslO gene encoding Hsp33 family molecular chaperone HslO: MADQLIRATAAEGGIRAVGVITTRLTEEARGRHKLSYVATAALGRTMAAGLLMASSMKRTGSRVNVRVKGDGPLGGILVDAGLDGTVRGYVANPSVELPPNAKGKLDVGRAVGGGYLYVVRDIGYGYPYSSTVELVSGEIGDDVAHYLVNSEQTPSALVLGVFVGAGGVTAAGGLLIQVLPKAARDEALVETLESRVAGLAGFTPLLQAGKNLTEIFSDLLGDMGLEIFPERQILRFHCGCSFDRVLGALKILGEAELEDMIVKDDGAEAICEFCGNVYEASSDQLAQLIADLQAESTVSE, from the coding sequence ATGGCGGATCAGTTAATTCGTGCAACAGCAGCCGAAGGTGGAATTCGTGCCGTAGGTGTGATAACCACACGTTTAACAGAAGAAGCGCGAGGGCGTCACAAGCTTTCATACGTGGCAACGGCAGCGCTGGGTCGGACTATGGCAGCAGGCTTGTTAATGGCTTCTAGTATGAAGCGAACTGGGTCAAGGGTCAATGTGCGGGTAAAGGGTGATGGGCCTTTGGGTGGCATATTGGTAGATGCAGGCTTAGATGGTACGGTACGCGGGTATGTGGCAAATCCATCAGTGGAATTGCCTCCTAATGCCAAAGGTAAGCTAGATGTTGGTCGTGCAGTTGGTGGCGGCTACCTCTACGTTGTGCGGGATATCGGTTATGGTTATCCTTACTCTAGTACTGTTGAGCTAGTTTCTGGGGAAATTGGCGATGATGTGGCTCATTATTTGGTGAATTCTGAACAAACACCCTCGGCTTTAGTTTTAGGTGTGTTCGTGGGAGCAGGTGGAGTAACTGCGGCAGGAGGATTACTGATACAAGTATTGCCCAAAGCTGCTAGGGACGAAGCTTTAGTAGAAACGTTGGAATCACGGGTTGCCGGTCTAGCAGGATTTACGCCATTGTTGCAAGCCGGGAAGAATTTAACTGAAATCTTTAGCGACCTGTTGGGAGACATGGGACTGGAAATCTTTCCCGAACGGCAAATACTGCGCTTCCACTGTGGTTGTTCTTTTGATCGCGTTCTGGGGGCACTGAAGATTTTGGGGGAAGCGGAACTGGAAGATATGATTGTTAAAGATGATGGGGCAGAAGCAATTTGCGAATTTTGTGGCAATGTTTACGAGGCAAGTAGCGATCAGTTAGCTCAACTAATTGCCGATTTGCAAGCTGAATCTACTGTTTCAGAATAA